One Brassica napus cultivar Da-Ae chromosome C4, Da-Ae, whole genome shotgun sequence genomic region harbors:
- the LOC125585772 gene encoding uncharacterized protein LOC125585772 encodes MVAKQASGSMSSTTWDMLRRREDTKSWVDVVWFKGAIPKLSFNMWIANYDKLPTRSRLAAWGLPISANYPFCSNYEETRDHLLLSCQYSKAIWTEIFIRCDPPQSPLANWSELLSWIRTAPSSRLTLLRKLATQTAVYHMWKQRNNVVHNHISLSTANVFRAIDRELRNIISARRHMKGFDSLMVMWLR; translated from the exons ATGGTTGCAAAACAAGCTTCTGGTTCGAT GTCATCAACTACATGGGATATGTTGAGGCGAAGAGAGGATACCAAAAGCTGGGTGGATGTTGTATGGTTCAAAGGAGCTATCCCGAAGCTTAGTTTTAATATGTGGATTGCAAACTATGATAAGTTACCCACACGATCCAGGCTTGCGGCATGGGGCTTACCTATCTCCGCAAACTACCCCTTCTGCTCCAACTACGAGGAAACCAGAGATCACCTTCTCCTATCCTGTCAATACAGCAAAGCCATTTGGACGGAGATTTTCATCAGATGCGACCCGCCACAATCACCGCTAGCCAATTGGTCTGAGCTCCTATCTTGGATCAGGACTGCTCCATCTTCAAGGCTAACACTTCTAAGGAAGCTGGCGACACAAACAGCCGTCTACCATATGTGGAAACAGAGAAACAACGTCGTACACAATCATATATCCCTCTCCACCGCAAACGTGTTCCGTGCCATCGACAGAGAGCTAAGGAATATCATCTCAGCAAGGAGACACATGAAGGGATTTGACTCACTCATGGTTATGTGGCTGAGATAA